The following are from one region of the Pygocentrus nattereri isolate fPygNat1 chromosome 20, fPygNat1.pri, whole genome shotgun sequence genome:
- the zcchc8 gene encoding zinc finger CCHC domain-containing protein 8 — MEVEIGDSELFEQLDADPPIPKHIRFTDDEEEAPGVLRELRERLEECEETVDRLKAENEELRRKLMFFSRPAGIIVVNSKVDGPLCQILFGNNSISKEHRQEIEDYIFSLIQKRQQEQNNDKQGSALQVNPQNSSFVMEEIQKANGSSTGKQIKDAFTMVGSVLYFTSFCLDKLGQPLLNENPQLTEGWEIPKFQQVFGQVVGLEGQEMQIKEKRPKPCCFNCGCEDHQLRDCPKPKDMARISEKRKEFAQGSIQSNQRYHEEEVEERFAKYKPGVVSKDLLDALGVVTNTLPPFIYRMRELGYPPGWLKEAEMEHSGLTLYDGKTSGDGEEDLNGSNQKISYDVTKLVDFPGFNVSPPSSIRDDYRSFGSIPMQPQHWKQTFAAHLSNMYPAPGSKCSKRCHEPESTPQHTKKRRSNSDVHRSSDMETESDQDTPGHIQSDGFQFQPPLPPASPLISTPPPLPLGTPPATPTPPPLPKGTPPPTPPTNASPFLQAKGGAGGEESEDGLTLEELEEQQRLLWAALESTDHVNSDSETGLGSSSVSPSVRPDADMEEGEEGEVKVEKIASHVCEPLSTPASPDEPQVTDVKEDKTNDGELRDSLNEDKSDTGMESQDELIVLDEISQDNDRDPDKKNGLTEVTEETNMQALDNKGTEDTEELPVSKVTSVPHRSKFAEGIIPFEDTPEFTEVAEATGVYLRIRELLKESPRNQAKNKK; from the exons ATGGAGGTTGAGATCGGGGACAGCGAGCTGTTCGAACAGCTCGATGCAGACCCACCGATTCCTAAGCACATTAGGTTTACAGACGATGAAGAGGAAGCCCCTGGTGTTCTCCGTGAGCTCCGCGAAAGATTAGAGGAGTGCGAGGAGACTGTAGACCGCCTGAAAGCGGAGA ATGAGGAGCTGAGGagaaagttaatgtttttcagtcGGCCTGC AGGTATCATTGTTGTAAATTCAAAGGTCGACGGACCTCTCTGtcaaattctttttggaaacaacAGCATCTCAAA GGAGCATCGGCAAGAAATTGAAGATTACATTTTTAGTCTCATCCAGAAACGCCAGCAAGAACAGAACAATGACAAACAGGGCTCTGCTTTACAGGTCAACCCACAG AACTCAAGTTTTGTCATGGAGGAGATCCAGaaagcaaatggttcttcaactGGAAAACAGATTAAAGATGCTTTTACT ATGGTGGGGAGTGTGTTATACTTCACCAGCTTCTGCCTTGATAAACTGGGCCAGCCTCTTCTCAACGAAAACCCCCAGCTGACAGAAGGATGGGAGATACCCAA GTTTCAGCAAGTTTTTGGGCAGGTAGTTGGTCTAGAGGGGCAAGAGATGCAGATAAAGGAGAAAAG GCCTAAACCGTGCTGTTTTAACTGTGGTTGTGAGGACCATCAATTGCGAGACTGTCCAAAG CCCAAAGACATGGCACGCATCAGTGAGAAGAGAAAGGAGTTTGCGCAGGGCAGCATTCAGAGTAACCAGCGCTACCATgaagaggaggtggaggagaggTTTGCCAAGTACAAGCCGGGAGTAGTGAG TAAGGACCTCCTGGATGCCCTTGGCGTTGTTACTAACACACTTCCACCGTTCATTTATCGGATGAGGGAACTGGGATACCCGCCAGGCTGGCTAAAGGAAGCCGAGATGGAGCACTCAGGCCTGACACTCTACGACGGTAAAA CATCAGGTGATGGCGAGGAAGACCTCAATGGCAGTAACCAAAAAATATCCTATGATGTCACTAAGCTAGTGGATTTCCCTGGTTTCAATGTTTCTCCACCTTCCAGCATTAGGGAT gattacaggTCTTTTGGTTCCATCCCAATGCAGCCTCAACACTGGAAGCAAACTTTTGCTGCTCATTTGTCTAATATGTATCCAGCG CCTGGGTCCAAATGCAGCAAAAGGTGTCATGAGCCAGAATCAACTCCACAGCACACAAAGAAGCGGAGGTCTAATTCTGATGTCCACAGGAGCTCAGACATGGAAACGGAATCAG atcAGGACACTCCTGGGCACATCCAGTCCGATGGTTTCCAGTTTCAGCCACCGCTCCCCCCTGCCTCTCCACTTATTAGTACACCCCCGCCTTTACCCCTGGGAACGCCTCCTGCCACACCCACACCGCCCCCACTTCCTAAAGGCACTCCTCCTCCAACACCTCCCACAAACGCCTCTCCGTTTCTGCAGGCTAAAGGTGGAGCTGGAGGGGAGGAGTCTGAGGATGGGCTGACCTtagaggagctggaggagcagCAGAGGCTGCTGTGGGCAGCACTTGAAAGCACCGATCATGTTAATAGTGACTCTGAGACAGGCTTGGGCTCATCCAGTGTCTCTCCATCAGTTAGGCCTGACGCTGACATGGAGGAGGGTGAAGAAGGAGAAGTGAAGGTGGAAAAAATTGCGAGCCATGTCTGTGAGCCTCTAAGCACACCTGCCTCACCTGATGAACCACAG GTAACTGATGTTAAAGAAGATAAAACCAACGATGGTGAGCTAAGAGACAGTCTTAATGAAGACAAGAGTGACACAGGGATGGAGTCTCAGGATGAGCTCATAGTTCTGGATGAGATTTCTCAGGATAACGATCGTGATCCTGATAAAAAGAATGGATTAACTGAGGTTACCGAAGAAACCAACATGCAGGCATTGGATAACAAAGGAACTGAGGATACTGAGGAACTCCCTGTATCAAAAGTAACATCTGTTCCCCACCGTAGTAAGTTCGCTGAGGGCATAATTCCATTTGAAGACACACCAGAGTTCACAGAGGTCGCAGAGGCAACGGGGGTTTATCTCAGGATCCGAGAGTTGCTGAAAGAATCTCCTCGAAATCAGGCGAAAAACAAGAAGTAG